In Zunongwangia profunda SM-A87, the following proteins share a genomic window:
- a CDS encoding M23 family metallopeptidase: protein MNLKKSIYYLIIALICTSCSRLNKATDFITNPSAKEIYKRDYNISDQLFSLWEGQIKIGLQDSLKIELPYAESGKFMPRSFPVYAYEMNLNPGEVFNLEIFTDSVNDLVFIDFYRMTLDSIQSFNKIESAEIDQKMFQYEIKESGLYKIVIQPGIETQSDFVLKFNKKPAYFFPVADGKNSAIQSYWGAKRDGGARSHEGIDIFADRGTPVLAATNGRIGFTGEKGLGGKQVWLRDTKRGQSLYYAHLDSISKTSGSVKKGDTLGFVGNTGNARTTPPHLHFGIYKRGAINPLYFVYQHENFTPEITAFDKNSTSLLTKSSVANLRNQPNTSTSQILGQAKNKDTLQLLGKTGDWFHVRPKNKSASFVHESLVAPL, encoded by the coding sequence TTGAATTTAAAGAAGAGCATATATTACCTCATTATAGCATTAATTTGCACCTCCTGTTCCCGCTTAAACAAAGCGACCGATTTTATTACAAATCCCAGTGCTAAAGAAATTTATAAACGGGATTACAATATATCAGATCAATTATTCTCGCTGTGGGAAGGACAAATTAAAATTGGTTTGCAGGATAGTTTAAAAATTGAATTGCCTTATGCCGAAAGTGGGAAGTTTATGCCCCGATCTTTTCCCGTATATGCCTACGAAATGAATTTAAATCCGGGAGAGGTTTTTAATTTAGAAATTTTCACCGATTCTGTAAATGATCTTGTTTTTATCGATTTTTACCGGATGACATTAGATAGCATTCAAAGTTTCAATAAAATTGAAAGTGCTGAAATTGACCAGAAAATGTTTCAATATGAAATTAAGGAATCTGGACTTTATAAAATAGTAATTCAGCCTGGGATAGAGACGCAATCCGACTTTGTACTGAAATTCAATAAAAAACCGGCCTATTTTTTCCCGGTAGCCGATGGAAAAAACAGTGCCATTCAGAGTTATTGGGGAGCTAAACGAGATGGCGGAGCCCGAAGTCATGAGGGAATAGATATTTTTGCTGACCGGGGGACTCCTGTACTTGCAGCCACCAACGGCCGTATTGGTTTTACCGGAGAAAAAGGTCTGGGTGGAAAACAGGTATGGTTACGAGATACAAAAAGAGGACAGTCTTTATATTACGCGCATTTGGATAGCATTTCAAAAACCTCTGGAAGTGTAAAAAAAGGAGACACTTTGGGTTTTGTTGGCAATACGGGAAATGCCAGAACCACCCCTCCGCACCTGCATTTTGGTATTTATAAGCGTGGCGCAATAAATCCGCTCTATTTTGTTTACCAGCATGAAAACTTCACACCAGAAATCACAGCATTCGATAAAAATTCGACCAGTTTACTTACAAAAAGTAGTGTCGCAAACCTTCGCAATCAGCCTAACACTTCAACCTCCCAAATTTTAGGACAGGCAAAAAATAAAGATACGCTTCAGCTTTTAGGGAAAACCGGTGATTGGTTTCATGTCCGACCTAAAAACAAAAGCGCATCTTTTGTTCATGAGAGTTTAGTGGCTCCGTTATAA
- a CDS encoding type II toxin-antitoxin system VapC family toxin, whose protein sequence is MKRILIDTNIVIDLLSKREGFYNEAAKLFTQADKQEIKLSISSLTFANTNYILTKLKSLKEAREILRKFKVLVEVLSLDNKIIELALSDESFPDFEDGLQYYSAIENDIEIIITRNRKDFKNSKLPVLTAKEYLAS, encoded by the coding sequence ATGAAAAGAATATTAATAGATACTAATATCGTGATCGATTTACTTTCAAAAAGAGAAGGATTTTACAATGAAGCTGCAAAACTATTTACTCAGGCAGATAAACAAGAAATAAAACTAAGCATTTCTTCATTAACTTTTGCAAATACAAATTACATTCTAACCAAGTTAAAATCACTAAAGGAAGCCAGAGAAATTCTCAGAAAGTTTAAAGTACTTGTTGAAGTTTTAAGTTTGGATAATAAAATTATTGAATTAGCATTAAGTGACGAGAGTTTTCCTGATTTTGAAGATGGATTGCAATATTATTCAGCAATTGAAAATGATATTGAAATAATAATAACAAGAAATAGAAAAGATTTTAAAAACTCGAAATTACCAGTATTGACTGCTAAAGAATATTTGGCGTCTTAG
- a CDS encoding DUF6364 family protein: protein MDKKLTLSLSEGIIENAKTYAKANNISLSKLIESYLGSLTKEEKKELEISPLVKSLSGVISVDENYEPKDDYTEYLIEKYK from the coding sequence ATGGATAAAAAATTGACATTAAGCCTCAGTGAAGGCATTATAGAAAATGCAAAAACATATGCAAAAGCCAATAATATTAGTTTATCAAAATTAATAGAATCTTATCTTGGATCTTTAACTAAAGAAGAAAAGAAAGAATTGGAAATTTCTCCACTTGTGAAAAGTTTAAGCGGTGTCATCTCGGTTGATGAGAACTACGAACCAAAAGATGATTATACAGAATATTTGATCGAAAAATATAAATGA
- a CDS encoding NADP(H)-dependent aldo-keto reductase, with amino-acid sequence MKYTTLPNTDIKVSKICLGTMTWGEQNTEAEGHEQIDYALDQGVNFLDTAEMYSVPAKPETQGSTEKIIGSWLKKTGRREDIVLASKVAGPADMVSHIRENMGFSKEALNDALNKSLKRLNTDYLDLYQLHWPERNTNFFGKRGYKHEEDEKWQDNFKEVLENLQELVKAGKIRHIGLSNETAYGLSRFLEESRLHDLPKMITVQNPYSLLNRKDEIGLTEVLHRQNAGLLPYSPLGMGTLSGKHLNGIVENTRLSLFPQYKRYSGEVAVAATKAYKEVAVKHELSMTQMALAFVNQQPFVTSNIIGAIKMEQLKENIGSIDLELSAEVLEDIEKVHEKYPNPAP; translated from the coding sequence ATGAAATACACTACATTACCAAATACCGATATAAAAGTAAGTAAGATCTGCCTGGGTACGATGACCTGGGGAGAACAAAATACTGAAGCTGAAGGACACGAGCAAATCGATTACGCACTGGATCAAGGGGTAAATTTTCTAGATACTGCTGAAATGTACTCGGTACCTGCAAAACCAGAAACGCAGGGAAGTACTGAAAAAATAATTGGTAGCTGGCTAAAGAAAACCGGGAGACGAGAAGATATTGTTTTGGCTTCTAAAGTTGCCGGACCTGCTGATATGGTTTCTCATATTAGAGAAAATATGGGCTTTAGTAAAGAAGCATTGAACGATGCTTTGAATAAAAGTTTAAAGCGTTTAAACACCGATTATCTGGATTTATATCAACTACATTGGCCAGAGCGTAATACTAATTTCTTTGGGAAACGTGGTTATAAACATGAAGAAGATGAAAAATGGCAAGATAATTTTAAAGAAGTTCTGGAGAATCTTCAGGAACTGGTGAAAGCAGGTAAAATTCGTCATATTGGGTTATCCAATGAAACTGCTTATGGACTAAGTAGGTTTTTAGAGGAAAGCCGACTTCATGATTTACCGAAAATGATCACGGTTCAGAATCCCTATAGCTTATTAAACCGAAAAGACGAAATTGGCCTTACCGAAGTGCTTCATCGTCAAAATGCTGGATTATTGCCTTATTCACCACTAGGTATGGGTACGCTCTCTGGAAAACACCTTAACGGAATTGTAGAAAATACACGGTTAAGTTTATTTCCGCAGTATAAAAGATATTCAGGTGAAGTAGCTGTAGCGGCGACCAAAGCCTATAAAGAAGTTGCGGTAAAACATGAACTTTCGATGACCCAAATGGCGTTGGCTTTTGTGAATCAGCAGCCTTTTGTAACCAGCAATATTATTGGTGCTATAAAAATGGAGCAACTTAAGGAAAATATCGGAAGTATCGATCTTGAGCTTTCTGCGGAAGTGTTGGAGGATATCGAAAAAGTACATGAAAAATACCCAAATCCGGCACCTTAA
- a CDS encoding OmpA family protein has product MKRTLLAISGSVLMLTSCVSSKVYKDLESRHADLKRDNRELKSELDRLKGVDEELAELKAEHESLTAERDKLKNDLASLQSNYENLKSSYDALEKNSSAAIAENSRQNRELLAQLEEKEKTLAAEQARLEKLQKDLAARSQRIDELEGLIAAKDAKMNALKDAISKALTDFEGKGLTVEQRDGKVYVSMENKLLFNSGSWAVNADGRQAVNQLGSVLAQNPDISVLIEGHTDNVPYGGNGPLKDNWDLSTKRATAIVQILRENSNIDPQNLTAAGRGEYAPVATNDTAEGKAKNRRIEVILTPKLDEVTKLLNEVD; this is encoded by the coding sequence ATGAAAAGAACCCTATTGGCCATTTCAGGAAGTGTTTTAATGCTTACTTCCTGTGTTTCTTCAAAAGTGTATAAAGATCTGGAAAGTCGTCATGCCGATCTAAAACGGGATAACCGCGAATTAAAAAGCGAGTTAGATCGACTAAAAGGTGTTGATGAAGAGCTTGCGGAATTAAAAGCCGAACACGAAAGCTTAACTGCAGAAAGGGATAAACTTAAAAATGATCTGGCCAGTCTGCAATCTAATTACGAGAATCTGAAAAGTTCTTATGATGCTTTAGAGAAAAATTCTTCAGCAGCAATTGCAGAAAATTCCCGCCAAAATCGTGAGTTACTGGCACAGCTTGAAGAGAAAGAGAAAACGCTGGCAGCCGAGCAGGCCAGGTTAGAAAAGTTACAGAAAGATTTAGCGGCACGTTCGCAACGCATCGACGAACTGGAAGGCTTAATTGCGGCCAAAGATGCTAAAATGAACGCTTTAAAAGATGCAATTTCAAAAGCTTTAACCGATTTTGAAGGAAAAGGACTTACGGTAGAACAACGCGATGGGAAAGTATATGTTTCTATGGAAAATAAGTTACTTTTTAATTCTGGTAGCTGGGCGGTGAACGCTGATGGTCGCCAGGCGGTAAATCAGTTAGGAAGTGTCTTGGCCCAAAATCCGGATATTAGCGTATTAATAGAAGGCCATACGGATAATGTGCCTTATGGTGGTAACGGTCCGTTAAAAGATAACTGGGATCTTTCCACAAAAAGAGCCACAGCTATCGTACAGATTTTAAGAGAAAACAGTAATATCGATCCACAAAACTTAACCGCTGCCGGTCGTGGTGAATATGCTCCTGTTGCAACTAATGATACTGCAGAAGGAAAAGCGAAGAACCGAAGAATTGAGGTAATCTTAACGCCAAAATTAGATGAGGTAACGAAGCTTTTAAATGAAGTAGACTAA